In a genomic window of Nostoc sp. UHCC 0870:
- a CDS encoding TVP38/TMEM64 family protein, whose translation MIPKYQLRFNGKLKLLLLSFSIVLLIIAARQFNFPVILQTLVTWVNSLGVWGAIAYIIIYNLATLLFIPGSLLTLKGGCLFGLVWGSVYVLIAAIIGATLAFLIGRYLSRDWVCKQLEKYPKFKAIDQAVAQEGWKIVLLTRLSPVFPFNLLNYAFGVTQISLKDYILGSLGILPGTVMYVYIGSLASDLAMLDTTHQPVTPETQMIQWVMQIVGLIATIGMTIYVTKIAQKALAKSMVIDTGDKS comes from the coding sequence ATGATTCCCAAGTATCAATTGCGATTCAATGGCAAACTTAAACTGCTGCTGTTAAGTTTTTCGATAGTTCTATTAATAATCGCTGCAAGACAATTTAATTTCCCAGTAATTCTACAAACATTAGTCACTTGGGTGAATAGTTTGGGGGTTTGGGGAGCGATCGCCTATATAATTATTTACAATTTGGCAACTTTATTATTTATCCCCGGTTCGCTGTTAACCCTGAAAGGTGGGTGTTTGTTTGGGTTGGTTTGGGGTTCGGTTTATGTGTTAATTGCGGCAATTATCGGCGCAACTTTAGCTTTTCTCATCGGACGCTATTTATCACGAGATTGGGTTTGCAAACAACTAGAAAAATATCCTAAATTCAAAGCGATTGATCAAGCTGTAGCGCAAGAAGGGTGGAAAATTGTCCTGTTAACTCGTCTGTCTCCTGTGTTTCCTTTCAATTTATTGAATTATGCCTTTGGAGTGACACAAATATCTCTCAAAGATTATATTTTAGGCTCTTTGGGAATTTTGCCGGGAACTGTGATGTATGTTTACATCGGTTCTTTAGCAAGTGATTTGGCCATGCTAGATACAACTCATCAACCAGTCACACCAGAAACCCAAATGATACAGTGGGTAATGCAAATTGTCGGTTTAATTGCAACTATTGGTATGACCATATATGTCACTAAAATTGCTCAAAAGGCTTTAGCTAAAAGCATGGTTATTGATACAGGAGACAAAAGTTAA